A section of the Mastomys coucha isolate ucsf_1 unplaced genomic scaffold, UCSF_Mcou_1 pScaffold15, whole genome shotgun sequence genome encodes:
- the LOC116091718 gene encoding olfactory receptor 140-like, with protein MNVTEFILMGLTQNPQLQRILLLMLLITYIVTVTGNLLIVGTIVCSQTLNSPMYFFLAFLSLIDACYSSSIVPKMLADLLSETKTISFHGCMMQLFVEHFLGASEIVLLVVMAYDRYVAICRPLHYVTRMNHHNCCVLVGVSHSSAGRKKALSTCSSHITVVVLFFVPCIYTYMRPVTTFHTDKAIAVFYTLVTPMLNPIIYTVRNAEVKNAIRMLLKKNSILDNK; from the exons atgaatgtGACTGAATTCATCCTCATGGGACTCACACAGAACCCTCAGCTGCAGAGAATTCTTCTTTTGATGCTCCTTATCACCTACATTGTCACTGTCACAGGAAACCTGCTCATTGTGGGTACCATAGTCTGTAGCCAGACATTGAACTCCCCAATGTactttttcttggcttttttaTCTCTGATAGATGCATGTTATTCATCCTCTATCGTTCCTAAAATGCTGGCAGATTTGCTATCAGAGACAAAAACCATCTCATTCCATGGCTGCATGATGCAACtttttgttgaacatttcttaggaGCTTCAGAGATTGTCCTCCTTGTGgtcatggcctatgaccgctatgtggctaTCTGTAGACCTCTGCACTATGTGACAAGGATGAACCACCACAATTGCTGTGTCCTAGTGGGGGTAT CACATAGCTCTGCAGGGAGGAAAAAGGCCCTCTCTACCTGTAGCTCCCACATCACAGTTGTTGTCTTGTTCTTTGTGCcatgcatttatacatatatgcgaCCAGTAACAACTTTTCATACAGATAAAGCCATAGCAGTGTTTTACACTCTTGTCACTCCCATGTTAAATCCAATTATCTACACTGTAAGGAATGCAGAAGTTAAAAATGCCATTAGAATGTTACTAAAAAAGAATTCAATCTTAGATAACAAATGA